The window AGAGGCACTGGACCAGCGGTTTTGTATCTCCTCCTCCACTTGCTGGTGCTCAGGTCGAAAACCATAATCTCCACTCTATCATCATCTAGCCTATACGCAGCCACCACTTTGTATGCTCCTGTTACAATATCTCTCCCGAATCCCAATGAAAGTATGGTACCTCGAGGAGGAGCAAGTTTCCGGATCACACCTGTCACAGGATTGAAAAGATTAACGTAGACTAAATCGTAAACGCAGACCAAACCATTACAAGACCCAGAAACTCTAGGACGATTTTCTGATTCTGAGTCCCTGTTGTTCGGTCTCAGTCCCTCGTATTTTGTGAAAAGCTCGGCAACGAAGCCTCTCGAGTTGGACCCTTCATAAGTGATTTTAAACTCTTCAGCTCCATACAGTTTCTGATGGCGACCGAGGTGTTTCTCTGCTAGATGTCCGGATTCGATCAATGATTTCCATCCTTTCGACACTGTTTTCCATCTTACCAGATACTCTGCTGGAATGCGATGAAGAATATCTTCTACTATATCCTCTGGTATCTCCATAGATAAAGTACTTTCGCTACAAATAAGGTTTTTTCCTTCCATTTTTTGTTACACCAAAGATGAAGCAATGTTGAGCAGAGCGAAACGGAATACGATTGTTTCTTTATGTTATTAGTAAGGGattaaagagaaagaagaaacacGAAATCTTTAATAAAGTTCTAACAACAACTCGAAAAGAAGACTCTACAGTCCACAAAGAGACAGGTTAATTTTGAGGAATGAATACTCAATATTTATGTAGCGTGATACTTAGCCTacaatgttgtttccttttatctTTTTGGCTTTCGCTACTTTTCCAAttcaaattttccttttttattattactttAATTGTTACCTTTCCTTTAATTTCTAGAACATTTTCCTctaaatatttgattaaaaacatagaacATTCCTCTAAATATATTCCTTAACTTAAGATATCTCCTACACATTATTTAATAAGTGATTTGAttacatgtcatcac is drawn from Brassica rapa cultivar Chiifu-401-42 chromosome A05, CAAS_Brap_v3.01, whole genome shotgun sequence and contains these coding sequences:
- the LOC103874897 gene encoding putative F-box protein At1g33530 translates to MEGKNLICSESTLSMEIPEDIVEDILHRIPAEYLVRWKTVSKGWKSLIESGHLAEKHLGRHQKLYGAEEFKITYEGSNSRGFVAELFTKYEGLRPNNRDSESENRPRVSGSCNGLVCVYDLVYVNLFNPVTGVIRKLAPPRGTILSLGFGRDIVTGAYKVVAAYRLDDDRVEIMVFDLSTSKWRRRYKTAGPVPLSFTLINPNRNPVFVNDSLFWLCSRGHLDILVMSLHTENFRTVSQPKDIDVSSDLIYMWSREDRLCVSDLRLCKDSDVWLLVQDEVTRRWERTRFALVDTVIPPYKLHSAWFSPTLVSPYQS